One Silene latifolia isolate original U9 population chromosome 4, ASM4854445v1, whole genome shotgun sequence DNA segment encodes these proteins:
- the LOC141651495 gene encoding uncharacterized protein LOC141651495, with the protein MNKGKSNIYSNGVDEGTMHLLVKASGMKRGTIHFRYLGVNISPKRLSVDDCTCLLEKITDRIKGVGAWRLSYAGRVVLIKSVYSTLHNYWARIFILPKTVLQQIARMCRRFLWYGTDNRESPALVSWENICKPKRKGGLGIKHLIWWNVAAIVKYAWWVFTKGPRTKIGLIIYLVRGQVGRGGSPDIAWHPWTSTRLIIPRHGFIVWLTAHKRLLTQDRLLRMGITQTNVCFLCGCNAETVEHLFFQCPFSSRCLELAATWLKIAPPDKGVMEWWVKQRARSLLLKQVIAVVLASLIYHVWMSRNKCRIEGIVPHPQQVVKRCKEETLLRIKCSGLE; encoded by the exons ATGAACAAAGGGAAGTCAAATATCTATAGTAATGGAGTTGATGAGGGGACTATGCATTTGTTGGTCAAAGCTTCAGGTATGAAGAGAGGGACCATTCATTTCAGATATCTGGGGGTAAATATTTCTCCAAAAAGATTGAGTGTGGATGACTGTACTTGCCTTCTGGAAAAGATCACTGATAGGATTAAAGGGGTTGGTGCCTGGAGACTTTCATATGCTGGCAGAGTAGTACTCATAAAGTCAGTGTATAGTACTCTTCATAATTATTGGGCACGCATTTTCATCCTTCCAAAGACAGTCCTGCAGCAAATTGCAAGAATGTGTAGAAGATTTCTCTGGTATGGGACTGATAACAGGGAGAGTCCTGCTTTGGTTTCCTGGGAGAATATCTGCAAACCTAAAAGGAAAGGGGGATTAGGCATCAAGCATCTGATCTGGTGGAATGTGGCAGCCATAGTGAAGTATGCTTGGTGGGTCTTCACTAAAGGACCAAGGACCAAGATTGGATTGATTATTTACCTGGTCAGGGGTCAAGTTGGGCGTGGAGGAAG CCCTGATATAGCCTGGCATCCTTGGACTTCAACCAGATTAATTATCCCAAGACATGGTTTCATTGTTTGGTTAACTGCTCACAAACGTCTTCTTACTCAAGATAGACTGTTGAGAATGGGAATTACTCAGACAAATGTGTGCTTTTTGTGTGGGTGCAATGCAGAGACAGTTGAGCATCTGTTCTTCCAGTGCCCATTTAGTAGCAGATGCTTGGAGTTGGCTGCAACTTGGCTGAAGATTGCTCCTCCAGATAAAGGGGTGATGGAATGGTGGGTCAAACAGCGGGCTCGCTCTTTGCTATTAAAACAGGTCATTGCTGTTGTTCTTGCTAGTCTGATATACCATGTTTGGATGAGCAGGAACAAATGCCGGATTGAGGGGATAGTACCTCATCCTCAACAGGTGGTAAAGAGGTGTAAGGAGGAAACTTTGTTGCGTATAAAATGCTCTGGATTAGAATAA